The Methylomicrobium agile genome has a segment encoding these proteins:
- a CDS encoding porin, translating to MKKYQSNDRASFKSLALGLVLYSAAGAINAATLTEAERLLEAAGDPNGSSFMKKYGLTVGGWANAGITYNSISPENNFNGPVTFGDRSGEFQLNQLNLFLQRAVATEGDSFDLGFRFDVMFGTDALFTQAYGVPAFDVNSGLPLNRNHWDLNLLNSNDNRFYDLAFPQAYLEAYLPIGNGLNIKAGHFYTPIGYETVPAPDNFFYTHAYTMQYGEPFTHTGILGSYTIDDHWSVVGGAVTGSATGGWDGGWDKHLGNWAGIAGATWTNADSGTSLNVTGTYGGTSEQSSKGWGMYSVVLKQDVGDKTHWVLQHDHGYANGVLTANGVEDAEWYGINTHLYYDISDTLTAGVRGEWFRDQNGFRVFSPGRVGAATDGSGNSFAAAGNFLSTGAPSSYYAVTAGINWKPLKWLNLRPNVRYDWADGARPFGDTGATTGKLDQFLFSTDFTISF from the coding sequence ATGAAAAAATATCAAAGCAATGATCGCGCCAGTTTTAAATCTTTGGCGTTAGGACTGGTACTTTACTCGGCCGCGGGCGCGATCAACGCCGCTACATTGACCGAGGCGGAACGGCTCCTGGAAGCGGCAGGCGATCCGAACGGCAGTTCCTTTATGAAAAAGTACGGGCTTACGGTAGGCGGTTGGGCGAATGCCGGCATTACTTATAACTCGATCAGTCCGGAAAACAATTTCAACGGGCCGGTGACGTTCGGCGACCGCTCGGGGGAATTTCAATTGAATCAGTTGAATTTATTCCTCCAGCGCGCAGTCGCGACGGAAGGTGACAGTTTTGATTTGGGTTTTCGTTTCGACGTGATGTTCGGCACCGACGCGCTTTTTACCCAGGCCTACGGCGTGCCGGCATTCGACGTAAATTCCGGGCTGCCTTTGAACAGAAACCATTGGGATTTGAATTTACTCAACAGCAACGACAACCGTTTCTACGATTTGGCATTTCCACAGGCCTATCTGGAAGCCTATCTGCCGATCGGCAACGGTCTGAATATCAAGGCTGGCCATTTCTACACCCCGATCGGTTATGAAACGGTGCCGGCGCCGGATAACTTTTTCTACACGCACGCCTACACGATGCAGTACGGCGAGCCGTTTACCCATACCGGTATTCTCGGCAGCTATACGATCGATGATCATTGGTCCGTGGTCGGCGGCGCGGTGACCGGCAGCGCGACCGGCGGCTGGGACGGCGGCTGGGACAAACATTTGGGCAACTGGGCGGGCATTGCCGGCGCGACCTGGACCAATGCCGATTCGGGAACCTCTCTGAACGTGACCGGTACCTACGGCGGGACGTCGGAACAAAGCAGCAAGGGCTGGGGCATGTACAGCGTGGTGTTGAAGCAGGACGTCGGCGACAAGACCCACTGGGTGCTGCAGCACGATCACGGATACGCCAACGGCGTCTTGACCGCGAACGGAGTGGAAGATGCGGAATGGTACGGCATCAACACCCATTTGTACTATGACATCAGCGATACCTTGACGGCGGGCGTGCGCGGCGAATGGTTCCGCGATCAGAACGGGTTTCGGGTCTTTTCTCCGGGACGGGTTGGGGCGGCAACCGACGGCAGCGGCAACAGCTTCGCGGCAGCAGGCAATTTCCTGTCGACCGGCGCGCCTTCCAGCTATTATGCAGTAACGGCAGGCATCAACTGGAAACCGCT
- the gltX gene encoding glutamate--tRNA ligase, with translation MTITTRFAPSPTGYLHIGGARTALFSWLYARKHGGDFILRIEDTDLERSTQESVNAILEGMTWLGLEYDKGPFYQTHHFDRYKEIIQQLLAQGDAYYCCCSKEELEAVRNEQMAHKEKPRYNGKCRDKGYKGDDGRDYVVRFKNPQDGAVTINDRVKGEIVVANKELDDLVIARTDGSPTYNLTVVVDDMDMKVTHVIRGDDHINNTPRQMNILKALGAPLPLYAHLPMILGPDGARLSKRHGAVSVMQFRDDGYLPEALLNYLVRLGWSHGDQEVFSVDEMVEYFELENVNVSASTFNTKKLLWLNHQYIMNSDPAHVARHLSWHIGQLGIDPSEGPALVEVVKAQRERSQTLVEMARASAFFYRDFDEYDEKAVKKNFNAEAGEVLAALHDRFAETDDWQKEALHQVIVDLAEAKALGMGKVAQPLRVAVTGTAVSPAIDVTLALLGKGKTLSRIRKAIEMIKSLN, from the coding sequence ATGACAATTACTACACGTTTTGCTCCGAGCCCCACCGGGTACTTGCATATCGGCGGTGCCCGTACCGCGCTTTTTTCCTGGCTTTACGCCCGCAAGCATGGCGGCGACTTTATCTTGCGCATCGAAGATACGGACCTCGAACGTTCCACGCAGGAATCGGTCAATGCGATTCTCGAAGGCATGACTTGGCTCGGCCTTGAATACGACAAAGGACCGTTCTACCAAACGCATCATTTCGATCGTTACAAGGAAATTATTCAGCAATTACTCGCTCAGGGCGATGCTTATTATTGCTGCTGCAGCAAGGAAGAGCTGGAAGCGGTGCGTAACGAGCAAATGGCTCATAAAGAAAAACCCCGTTACAACGGCAAGTGCCGGGATAAAGGCTATAAAGGCGACGACGGACGCGATTATGTGGTCCGTTTCAAAAATCCGCAGGACGGCGCCGTGACGATCAACGATCGGGTCAAAGGCGAGATTGTGGTTGCCAATAAGGAACTGGATGATCTGGTGATTGCACGGACGGACGGTTCGCCCACTTATAATCTGACTGTCGTGGTCGACGACATGGATATGAAAGTGACGCATGTGATCCGCGGCGACGATCATATTAACAATACGCCCCGGCAGATGAACATTCTGAAAGCGTTGGGAGCTCCTCTGCCGTTATACGCGCATTTGCCGATGATTCTCGGTCCGGACGGCGCGCGGCTGTCGAAGCGGCATGGCGCGGTCAGCGTGATGCAATTCCGCGACGACGGTTATTTGCCGGAAGCCCTGCTGAATTATTTGGTGCGCCTCGGCTGGTCGCACGGCGATCAGGAGGTTTTTTCGGTCGACGAGATGGTCGAATATTTCGAACTGGAAAACGTGAATGTTTCCGCCTCGACTTTCAATACCAAAAAGCTGCTGTGGCTGAATCACCAATATATTATGAACAGCGATCCGGCGCATGTCGCGCGTCATTTGAGCTGGCACATCGGCCAGCTGGGCATCGATCCTTCGGAGGGGCCGGCGTTGGTCGAAGTGGTGAAGGCGCAAAGGGAGCGCAGCCAGACTCTGGTCGAGATGGCGCGGGCGAGCGCTTTTTTCTATCGCGATTTTGATGAGTACGATGAAAAAGCGGTTAAAAAGAATTTCAATGCCGAAGCCGGGGAGGTACTGGCCGCGTTGCACGACCGGTTCGCCGAAACCGATGACTGGCAGAAAGAAGCGCTGCATCAGGTAATCGTCGATCTGGCTGAAGCGAAAGCATTGGGCATGGGCAAGGTGGCGCAGCCGCTCCGCGTGGCGGTGACCGGTACGGCCGTTTCGCCGGCGATTGACGTGACCCTGGCGCTGCTCGGCAAGGGTAAGACTTTGTCCAGAATACGAAAAGCGATCGAGATGATAAAAAGTTTAAATTAA
- a CDS encoding alkene reductase has product MNTLFDSLKIGDLELPNRIVMAPLTRCRAGAGRVPNALMAEYYTQRASAGLILSEATCISPQGVGYPDTPGIWSEDQVEGWKQVIRAVHAAGGRIFLQLWHVGRVSHPDYLNGELPVAPSAIAPAGHVSLLRPQREFVTPRSLETAEIPGIVEAYRKGAENAERAGFDGVEIHGANGYLLDQFLQDSTNHREDEYGGSIENRARLLLEVTDAAISVWGRGRVGVHLAPRGDAHSMGDSQPLQTFGYVAEQLGQRGVAFIFTRESLGANRISPELKKRFGGVLIANEGFDRDTAQQAIAAGEADAVSFGKDFIANPDLVRRLQLNVALNPYDAATFYGYGLPDPKVGYTDYPCWDSSKRTGKISQ; this is encoded by the coding sequence GTGAATACCCTGTTTGATTCGCTCAAGATCGGCGACCTCGAATTGCCCAACCGTATCGTGATGGCGCCGTTGACCCGCTGCCGTGCCGGCGCGGGTAGAGTGCCCAATGCGCTGATGGCGGAGTACTATACGCAGAGAGCCAGTGCCGGATTGATTTTAAGCGAAGCGACCTGTATTTCCCCGCAAGGTGTCGGCTATCCGGATACGCCGGGCATCTGGTCAGAAGATCAGGTCGAGGGGTGGAAACAAGTCATTCGCGCAGTGCACGCTGCGGGTGGGCGGATTTTCTTACAGTTATGGCACGTTGGCAGGGTCTCGCATCCGGATTACCTGAACGGAGAATTGCCGGTGGCGCCGAGCGCGATTGCGCCTGCGGGTCATGTGAGTCTGTTGCGGCCCCAGCGCGAGTTCGTGACGCCAAGGTCGCTGGAGACGGCTGAAATTCCCGGCATCGTCGAGGCCTACCGGAAAGGTGCGGAAAATGCCGAACGGGCCGGGTTCGACGGGGTGGAAATCCATGGTGCCAACGGTTATCTGCTCGACCAGTTCCTGCAGGATAGCACCAATCATCGCGAAGACGAATATGGCGGCTCCATAGAAAATCGGGCCCGACTGCTGCTGGAAGTTACCGATGCGGCGATTTCCGTCTGGGGCAGAGGCCGGGTCGGAGTGCATCTTGCGCCCCGAGGCGATGCGCATTCGATGGGCGATTCGCAGCCTTTGCAGACATTCGGTTACGTCGCAGAACAACTCGGCCAGAGAGGCGTCGCCTTTATTTTTACCCGGGAGTCGCTGGGGGCCAACCGCATCAGCCCGGAATTGAAAAAACGCTTCGGCGGCGTTTTGATTGCGAATGAAGGATTCGACCGCGATACGGCTCAGCAGGCGATCGCTGCAGGCGAAGCGGATGCCGTTTCGTTCGGCAAGGACTTCATCGCCAATCCCGATTTGGTGCGCCGCCTGCAACTGAACGTGGCGTTAAACCCTTATGATGCCGCAACATTCTACGGCTACGGGTTGCCCGATCCGAAAGTCGGCTATACGGATTATCCTTGTTGGGACTCGTCCAAAAGGACAGGAAAGATCAGCCAATAG
- the glnA gene encoding glutamate--ammonia ligase — MSVENVLKMIKDNDVKFVDFRFCDTRGKEQHVTFPAHTISEDTFEEGNMFDGSSIAGWKHINESDMILMPDPTTAVMDPFYDDATLILRCDIIEPKNMQGYERDPRSIAKRAEAYLQSTGIADTALFGPENEFFIFDDVRWGADMSGAFFKIDSEEAGWNSEKVYPDGNIGHRPSVKGGYFPVPPVDSLQDMRSAMCQVLGEMGMRTEVHHHEVATAGQCEIGVRFNTLVKKADEVLALKYVVSNIAHAYGKTATFMPKPMVGDNGSGMHVHQSLGKGGVNLFTGDQYGGLSELALYYIGGIIKHAKALNAFTNASTNSYKRLVPGFEAPVMLAYSARNRSASIRIPFITNPKARRIEVRFPDSTANPYLAFSAMLMAGLDGIQNKIHPGDAMDKDLYDLPAEEAKSIPQVCHAFDQALEALDQDREFLTRGGVFTDDVIDGYIDLKMAEVTRLRMSTHPVEYDMYYSL, encoded by the coding sequence ATGTCTGTAGAAAATGTATTAAAAATGATTAAGGATAACGACGTAAAATTCGTCGATTTCCGTTTTTGCGATACCCGCGGCAAGGAACAACACGTCACTTTCCCAGCTCACACCATCAGCGAAGACACCTTCGAAGAAGGCAACATGTTCGACGGCTCGTCGATCGCCGGCTGGAAGCACATCAACGAATCGGACATGATTTTGATGCCGGATCCGACCACTGCGGTCATGGACCCGTTCTATGACGACGCCACGCTGATCCTGCGCTGCGACATCATCGAACCGAAAAACATGCAAGGCTATGAGCGCGATCCGCGTTCGATCGCGAAACGCGCGGAAGCCTATCTGCAGTCCACCGGCATTGCGGATACCGCCTTGTTCGGTCCGGAAAACGAATTCTTCATTTTCGACGATGTACGCTGGGGCGCGGACATGAGTGGCGCTTTCTTCAAGATCGATTCCGAAGAAGCGGGCTGGAACTCCGAAAAAGTGTATCCCGACGGCAACATCGGCCATCGCCCAAGTGTAAAAGGTGGCTACTTCCCGGTTCCGCCGGTCGACTCCCTGCAGGACATGCGTTCCGCGATGTGCCAGGTTCTGGGTGAAATGGGCATGAGAACCGAAGTGCACCATCACGAAGTGGCAACCGCAGGCCAATGCGAAATCGGCGTAAGATTCAACACGCTGGTTAAAAAAGCCGATGAAGTGCTGGCATTGAAATACGTGGTTTCGAACATTGCTCACGCTTACGGCAAAACCGCCACCTTCATGCCGAAACCGATGGTCGGCGACAACGGCAGCGGCATGCACGTGCACCAATCGCTCGGCAAAGGCGGCGTGAACCTGTTCACTGGCGACCAATACGGCGGCCTGTCCGAACTGGCGCTGTACTATATCGGCGGCATCATCAAGCATGCCAAGGCGTTGAACGCTTTCACCAACGCTTCCACCAACAGCTACAAGCGTCTGGTTCCGGGCTTCGAAGCGCCGGTCATGTTAGCTTACTCCGCACGCAACCGCTCTGCGTCGATCCGCATTCCGTTCATTACCAACCCGAAGGCCCGCCGCATCGAAGTGCGTTTCCCGGATTCGACCGCGAACCCCTACTTGGCATTCTCGGCGATGCTGATGGCCGGCCTCGACGGCATTCAAAACAAGATCCATCCGGGCGACGCGATGGACAAGGACCTGTACGACCTGCCGGCAGAAGAAGCGAAAAGCATTCCGCAAGTCTGCCATGCATTCGACCAGGCGCTGGAAGCACTCGATCAAGACCGCGAGTTCCTGACCCGCGGCGGCGTCTTCACCGACGACGTAATCGACGGCTACATCGATCTGAAGATGGCCGAGGTCACCCGTCTGCGCATGAGCACCCACCCTGTCGAATACGACATGTACTACAGCTTGTAA
- the ntrC gene encoding nitrogen regulation protein NR(I) translates to MTKPETVWIVDDDKSIRWVVEKALQKAKMQTMTFANTKELLSALQHDTPDALLTDIRMPGMDGFELLDRVQKNYPGLPVIIMTAHSDLESAVSAFHGGAFEYLPKPFDINEVVELAHRACTHSRRQQESQKEASALESPPEIIGAAPAMQEVFRAIGRLARSNITVLINGESGTGKELVAKALHKHSPRSKNPFIALNMAAIPKDLMESELFGHEKGAFTGAQARRAGRFEQANGGTLFLDEIGDMPAELQTRLLRVLADGEFYPVGAHLSIKVDVRIIAATHQNLEALVEQGRFREDLFHRLNVIRIHIPPLRDRKQDIPLLLRHFLAQAAQELNTEVKTLRPDAESYLSDLDWPGNVRQLENCCRWLTVMASGREIHLHDLPPELLNKPHERETESGNWETMLRSWIDRQLMTKEHEVAKQTIPAVETILIKAALNHTHGKRHEAAILLGYGRNTLTRKIKELGIEE, encoded by the coding sequence ATGACTAAACCTGAAACCGTCTGGATCGTAGACGACGATAAATCGATCCGCTGGGTCGTCGAGAAGGCTTTGCAAAAAGCCAAAATGCAGACGATGACTTTTGCGAACACGAAGGAACTCCTGAGCGCATTGCAGCACGATACCCCCGACGCGCTCCTGACCGACATCCGGATGCCCGGCATGGACGGCTTCGAGCTGCTGGACCGCGTGCAAAAAAATTATCCGGGACTGCCGGTAATCATCATGACCGCGCATTCGGATCTCGAAAGCGCGGTTTCGGCTTTCCACGGCGGCGCCTTCGAATACCTGCCCAAGCCGTTCGACATCAATGAAGTGGTCGAACTGGCACACCGCGCCTGCACGCACAGCCGTCGGCAGCAGGAGAGTCAGAAAGAAGCCTCCGCGCTCGAATCGCCGCCCGAAATCATCGGCGCCGCACCGGCCATGCAGGAAGTGTTCCGCGCGATCGGCCGGCTGGCCCGCTCCAACATCACCGTGCTGATCAACGGCGAGTCCGGCACCGGCAAGGAACTGGTCGCCAAAGCCCTGCACAAACACAGCCCGCGCTCGAAGAATCCGTTCATCGCGCTGAATATGGCCGCGATTCCGAAAGACCTGATGGAATCGGAACTGTTCGGCCATGAAAAAGGCGCTTTTACCGGCGCCCAGGCCCGCCGGGCGGGCCGCTTCGAACAAGCCAACGGCGGCACGCTGTTCCTCGACGAAATCGGCGACATGCCGGCCGAACTGCAAACGCGCCTGTTACGCGTGCTTGCCGACGGTGAGTTTTATCCGGTCGGCGCCCATCTGTCGATCAAGGTCGACGTGCGCATCATTGCCGCAACCCATCAAAATCTCGAAGCATTGGTCGAACAAGGCCGCTTCCGTGAAGACCTGTTCCATCGCCTGAACGTGATCCGGATCCACATCCCGCCGCTGCGCGACCGCAAACAGGATATTCCGCTCCTGCTCCGCCACTTTCTGGCCCAGGCCGCGCAGGAACTGAATACCGAAGTCAAAACCCTAAGGCCCGACGCGGAAAGTTATCTGAGCGACCTCGACTGGCCCGGCAACGTCCGCCAGCTCGAAAACTGCTGCCGTTGGCTGACCGTCATGGCTTCCGGCCGTGAAATCCATCTGCACGACCTGCCGCCGGAACTCCTGAACAAACCGCACGAACGCGAAACGGAGAGCGGAAACTGGGAAACGATGCTCAGAAGCTGGATCGACCGCCAACTGATGACCAAGGAACACGAAGTCGCCAAACAGACGATCCCCGCCGTCGAAACGATTTTGATCAAGGCCGCATTGAACCATACCCACGGCAAACGCCACGAAGCGGCCATCTTGCTGGGCTACGGCCGAAACACCCTGACCCGGAAAATCAAGGAACTCGGTATCGAGGAATGA
- the glnL gene encoding nitrogen regulation protein NR(II): MHKRILDHLNSAILLFDRDLNLAYINTSGEVLLADSANQLLGMNASELFKTSEPALLANLKLSLAMAEPLLDRALTLNRIGQSITITFSATPLTNEKGQPEVLVELLQVDNHLRISKEEQLLSQQNTARLLVRGLAHEIKNPLGGLRGAAQLLDLELVDPDLKEYTGIIIAESDRLQGLMDKMLGPNKLPNKKPLNIHEVLERVRQLVEAEANGNISILCDYDPSIPDLKADKDQLIQAVLNIVRNAVQALDGAGVIRLKTRIKRNVTIGRKCHKLTVKIDITDNGPGIDAGMMNQIFYPMITGRPEGTGLGLSIAHSLISQHNGLIECQSEPGNTTFTILLPIESGND; this comes from the coding sequence ATGCATAAAAGGATACTGGATCACCTGAATTCCGCAATTCTACTGTTCGACCGGGACTTGAACCTGGCCTATATCAATACCTCCGGTGAAGTGTTGCTGGCGGACAGCGCCAATCAATTGCTCGGCATGAATGCTTCCGAATTGTTCAAAACCTCCGAACCGGCACTGCTCGCCAATTTGAAACTGTCGCTGGCAATGGCCGAGCCCCTGCTCGACCGTGCGCTTACGCTGAACCGGATCGGCCAGAGCATCACGATCACTTTCAGCGCCACCCCTCTGACAAATGAAAAAGGCCAGCCCGAAGTCCTGGTCGAATTGCTGCAGGTCGACAATCACCTGCGCATATCGAAAGAAGAACAGCTGTTGTCGCAGCAAAATACCGCAAGGCTGCTGGTGAGAGGACTCGCGCACGAAATCAAGAACCCGCTGGGCGGCCTGCGCGGGGCGGCGCAACTGCTGGACCTGGAACTGGTCGATCCCGACTTGAAAGAGTATACCGGCATTATCATCGCCGAATCGGACCGGCTGCAAGGGTTGATGGACAAGATGCTGGGCCCGAACAAACTGCCGAACAAAAAGCCGTTGAATATCCATGAGGTACTGGAAAGGGTCAGGCAACTGGTCGAAGCCGAGGCCAACGGCAATATTTCGATCCTGTGCGACTACGATCCGAGCATTCCCGACTTGAAGGCGGACAAGGACCAGCTGATTCAGGCCGTGTTAAACATTGTGCGCAACGCGGTCCAGGCCCTCGACGGCGCCGGCGTGATCCGGCTGAAGACGCGGATCAAGCGGAATGTCACGATTGGGCGCAAATGCCACAAATTGACGGTCAAAATCGACATTACCGACAACGGCCCCGGCATCGACGCGGGGATGATGAACCAGATTTTTTACCCGATGATAACCGGCCGCCCGGAAGGCACCGGCCTCGGGCTGTCGATCGCGCATTCCCTGATCAGCCAGCACAACGGCCTGATCGAATGCCAGAGCGAACCCGGCAATACCACTTTCACCATTCTGCTACCGATAGAGTCTGGCAATGACTAA